CTTGTTCCATGAGATAAACATAATTACTGCGATAGCTCGAGGTCTGGTCTACAATCAACTATTCCCCCCTTAGAGTCGTCCGAAAATGCATCGGGATATGTGGCCAGAAGCTTTGCCTTCATACTCCTGgcattacaaaaagaaaagacaattcTATCAGTTCATTGACACGCAGAATGATGATCTTTAATTTAGCCTCATCCCATTCCACTCCACTCCCTTCAATCAACATCACCCAAGAGAGACTACTAACAGCTGAAAAGATCCACAAACTTGATAAAAGTGGAGTGTGACTTAGATATCAATACAACGACATGTGTATCAGACTATCAAGCAACATGAACTTTATTTCCTTTCCAAGTTTAAGTTTTTTCTATGAAAGTTTGTAATTTAGTATTGTACTGTAAGCAAGACATATCTCAGCTTGCAGATGCTTTTTAGATCATCAATCCCTTCTTTGAACCTTAAAGCACGGACAACACATTTTCGTCAATTTCCCAAGTTATTAGCAGATATTCGATCTGGAAACTGCCGAAACCCTTTCATTACCTGGTAAAAACCAGGCCTTAATTTCAACCATCAACTCTACCAATGCCTTCCTCCACTATGGAAGCGCAGACAGACATGTGAACTGGTCTTTCCTTGAGAAATGGGAAGGCAGAACATTCAGAATGCCTAGGCATGGTTAGTTCTTCCCATCTGAGCATGTATGTTTGTGTTAATCAACTTAAATGACACCTAAGTGGAAAATCTAAGCTTTAGTCTCCAGTGTCAATAGGAAGTTAGACTAGAGTACCTTGACCATAACCTAGCAATTCATTTAAAGGGCATAGCAATTTCTAGAAGATATCCCCACAAGTCTGATGAAGTCTGCATTTTTTACGGAATTTATTGACGGCAAGGTCAAACAAGTTAGCAAATATAACACAGATACTACAGCAATCATGATGCGGAAGACGACAACCAAATGGCTAATCACCTTATggtgcttttttgttttggagaCTTTCCAGTATATACTGAATAGGTGTCTACAGGCAATTGAAACGTCCCTGACAAGTGATGCTACTCCCGGATGACATATTATAAATTCGTTGTCAAAGGAATCATAACTTATAGCTCAAAAAATCAGAACAATCAATTACTAGCCAGCACGTCACAACAATAAGAATGCAACCAAAGATAATTATAGTGTACCTTAGCTTCTGAAAGATGTAGTCAAGGTCCGACTTCATGGACCTCAAGAGACGGGTATTTTTGGAGAAATCACCTGATACCTCGTTAAAGCAATTCTCAGAGTACTCATTAAAATGTGAGAGCACTGCATTGCTGTCCTGTAGCCTTCCCAAACTGCAATTTGAACCACGTAACAGGAAACAACCATCAAAAGAAGATAATTTTACAATCAGCAACCTGGCAGTCCAAAGATGAAATGGTAAGAACTACACCGCACATCATCCCACAGAAGAATTTTATCGACATAAGCAATCCATCTAAAGGAACAAATAACCCATTCAAAGATTAAAAGAGGACAGTCATGCTTCAGGTCATCCACAGGAAGGAAAAGAGTAGCATATGAACTTATTTAGCACATCCACAGAGATATGATTAATCTAAATTGATTATGCAAAACATAGACAGACCTCAGGTTTTTAACTATTAATGGATAGAAAAACAGGTAAGCCCAGAAATCTCCCACAACCTGTCATGTAACTGGACAGGACAACATAAAGTGTGAGTCCCCTTCCAACAGGTTTAGCATTCTTTACAGTGAACTGGAACCTCAAGAAGAGATGTCTACTTCTCACTTCATCTGCTTCTCCTTTTCCACTCTAGCTTGACTCTATTTTCTATTACTCAATTCATTTTATAAAAACTAGCCTCCTAGAAACAAAAGACATATCTAAAGTTAAACGGTCATTCTATCAGGCATTCATAGTTAAAATTGCATGATTTCATAGTTGACCCAGTATTAAGAATCCCATGTATGAACTTATTTCACAAGAATGACCAAAAACACTGCGTTAAATCATATCTACTGAAACTCAAATGAACCAATCATCTAACTTTGACCATCCAATTTAAGGAGTTGAGCATTTCCTATGAATTAGATAGTACATTAACTTATTTTTCCACAACCACCTTATGTTGAATTATCATCCTAGCTTCCTAAGAGTTAGATAATTGAGGCACTTATTTTTCCAGAACCATCCTATGTTATCATACTTGTTTGCCCAAGGGTGGAAAGTACATGTTTACCATAAAAGCTAAACATCCGAATCAAATGAGAAGCTTtcccaaaggaaaagaaaaggtattttttatatattgagTGTAAAACATGCATGATTattttgaccaacaaaaaaaatatcatcaatttgTTCTACCATGTAAAAAGTAGATGTAAATAAtcatagaagaagaaaaccacATCAAATGTGTAAAGTTTCACTTCATTGGACTTATTCTCCTTTGTCCCTATGCATCTATGACTgggaataaagaaaaatggcaaTTTGAATGAACTTGAGGTAGCTTttctaattgataaaaaagaatATGATGAGACATACATAAGGGAGAATGCACGATATTTACCAAATGAAAGGATTCACCTATACAGATAGATCATACTTGAAGAACACAAGTACAGACATAACTTCCTCTTTCActgataaaaaatttccaacaaaaaagAAGCTCTAACTTTACTGcaaacgaaattattttttaggaaaacccAACAGTCGGACCTCTGTGTGTtccccatattttttttttttttttggggtcctcTGTGTGTTCCccgtatttatttgtttttgttgatAATTGACCCATTATAACTTCTTGGCAGAGCTACTTGTGtggaaaatttcctaattcctaatattccaCTGGGCATCACTTTCCAGAATTCACATCCAATTTTATAGTTCCAATTCTGACTAAGAATAAAATGCAGTATGCCAACTCCACAGAAGAAACTACAAGATGCCACAGtgtacacagagagagagagagagagagagagagagagagagagagagagagtacatgaGGTGCTGTATTTGCTTGAGGGAATCAACATCATCTGCATTAACGAGGGTCTTGAACTCTTGAGAAACCTCCACTGATGCCATTTTTATTGATTCTTTCTCTGATTCTTCCATTGACGACAGAGTGTAAAAACTTCTACACATTGAGAAAACTTCAAATAAAGGGTATGTAACATGGAACTGCTTACAATTTCTCAACATCGAGAAAGAAACAGTAACTTGACGTTAATAACTAGACCATACAGTTCAGGATATGAGAGAACCACAATCAAGTATCTTCTTTCATGTATTTTGGTTTTACTAAAGCCCAAATCATCAAATTCAGCAATACAATACTACGTTTGACAGGTAAGGTGGAATGGGTACATAGGACTCGAACAAAGACCTCTTGGACCTCAGTGAGTTGGAATCACGACAACCAGTGTTAACAG
This sequence is a window from Rhodamnia argentea isolate NSW1041297 chromosome 3, ASM2092103v1, whole genome shotgun sequence. Protein-coding genes within it:
- the LOC115731312 gene encoding kxDL motif-containing protein 1, with the translated sequence MLRNCKQFHVTYPLFEVFSMCRSFYTLSSMEESEKESIKMASVEVSQEFKTLVNADDVDSLKQIQHLILGRLQDSNAVLSHFNEYSENCFNEVSGDFSKNTRLLRSMKSDLDYIFQKLRSMKAKLLATYPDAFSDDSKGGIVDCRPDLELSQ